The Notoacmeibacter ruber DNA segment AACGCGCCATCCATACGGAAATCATCGCGCAGCACGCCCGCCTCTGGAACATGGCGCAGCGGGGTGAACACCCATGAGCCAGACGCTGACACAAACGGAGCTCGATCAGGGCAGTAATCAGCAGCATCCAGGCCCGGAAATCGCGCGCGGCGATAGCGAAACCGGCCGCGAGGACGAGACGGAAGTCTTCGGTTTCTGGGCCTTCATGATGAGTGATGCCATCATCTTCACGCTGCTTTTTGCTACCTTCGGCGTGCTGCGGCAGGGTCTTGCGGGCGGACCAGGACCGCGCGAACTCTTCTCCCTGCCGCTGACAGCGGCAGAAACCGCCGCGCTCCTCACATCATCGGTCACCTTCGGGGTCGCAAGCCTTGGTCTTCAGGCCGAACGACCGGGCCGGGCCATTTTCTGGCTCGCCATCACCTTCGTGCTCGGTGCGATCTTTCTCGGCCTCGAACTCTATGAATTTCACGACATCTTTTCAAAAGGCGGAACGCCGCAGACCTCGGGCTTTCTCTCGGCCTGGTTCACGCTTCTGGCGACGCACGGCCTGCACGTCACCTTCGGCATGGGTTGGCTGATACTGATCGTGGTCCAGCTCATCCTCTACGGAACGGAAGCACAGGTTGGCCAGCGCATGCTGCGACTCGGCATTTTCTGGCACTTTCTCGACGTCGTCTGGGTCGGCATTTTCTCGATCGTCTATCTGGGGACGCTGGCATGAAGGGCAGCCCGAGCGAAGAAGCGCAGAAGATTCAGGAGCGCGGCAACGCTGCGCCGAAGAAGCTGCGGGAAGAGGAGCTTGCCACCTACCTCAAAGGGTTGGCTTTTGCAGCGGTTCTGACCATTGCAGCCTTTGCCGTAATCATGGCGGATCTGCTGGAAGGCTGGGCCGCGCGGCTGACCGTCTACGGCCTCGGTCTGATCCAGATCGGCGTGCACCTCTATTATTTCCTGCACCTCGATTTCAAAGGCAGCCGGCGCGAAGATCTGCTGCTTGTTCTCTTCACCACCCTGCTGGCCATACTGATGGTCGGCGGCACGCTGTGGATCGTACTCGGCATGAACGCCCGCATGATGCCGGCAGGCATGATGGGCGGCACGACGTCAATCAGCGGCGGAATGTGAGGGGGCCGATCAGCTGAAATCGAGACCGAGATCGAGCACACCGACCGAATGGGTGAGCGCGCCGACGGAAATGTAATCGACGCCGGTCGCCGCGACCTCGGCAATGCGTTCCAGCCGCATGTTACCGGATGCCTCGGTCTTCATCCGACCATCCACCAGCCGAACCGCTTCGCTGAGCGTCGCGGTTTCCATATTGTCGAGGAGGACGTTGTGCGCGCCGCCCTCGTCCAGCACTTCTGCAAGCTGATCGAGTGTGTCCACCTCGATCTCGACCGCCATCATGTGGCTGGCGCCCGACTTCACCGCCTGCAACACGGCGCGGACGCCTCCGGCGGCGGCAATATGATTGTCCTTGATCAGAATGGCGTCCGACAGCGAATAGCGATGATTGAATCCGCCGCCATGGAGGACAGCCAGTTTCTCGGCAATGCGGAGGCCCGGCGTCGTCTTCCTGGTGCAGGTGATACGGGCCTGCGTGCCCGCCGCCTCACCCACGAACGCCGCCGTCTGCGTGGCGATACCGCTCATCCGGCCGGCGAAATTTAAGGCCACGCGCTCACCCATCAGGATCGAGGCGGCGTCTCCCTCGATCGCCATGACGGTCATGCCGGCTTCGCAGGCCTGACCATCCTCGACGATGGTGGAAACGACGAGATCGGGATCGACGAGACGAAAGGCAAGCGCTGCAATCGCCATTCCAGAGATGCGCCCGGCTTGCCGCGCGCGCATCTCGGCGCGCCAGCGCGTTCCGGCAGGGACGACGGCCCGCGTCGTAGCGTCGCCATAGGCGCCCATATCCTCCAACAAAGCGCCCCGAACCATGGGTTCGAGAACGAGATTGGGAACGCGCATGGCGAAAGCCTGGGTCATGTCGCCGGCTCTTTCTCTTCGACAGCAGTCCGGCGGATCGCCAAGGCCTCATCGAGCGTCATCA contains these protein-coding regions:
- a CDS encoding cytochrome o ubiquinol oxidase subunit IV, which translates into the protein MKGSPSEEAQKIQERGNAAPKKLREEELATYLKGLAFAAVLTIAAFAVIMADLLEGWAARLTVYGLGLIQIGVHLYYFLHLDFKGSRREDLLLVLFTTLLAILMVGGTLWIVLGMNARMMPAGMMGGTTSISGGM
- a CDS encoding cytochrome (ubi)quinol oxidase subunit III, producing the protein MSQTLTQTELDQGSNQQHPGPEIARGDSETGREDETEVFGFWAFMMSDAIIFTLLFATFGVLRQGLAGGPGPRELFSLPLTAAETAALLTSSVTFGVASLGLQAERPGRAIFWLAITFVLGAIFLGLELYEFHDIFSKGGTPQTSGFLSAWFTLLATHGLHVTFGMGWLILIVVQLILYGTEAQVGQRMLRLGIFWHFLDVVWVGIFSIVYLGTLA
- the nadC gene encoding carboxylating nicotinate-nucleotide diphosphorylase, with product MTQAFAMRVPNLVLEPMVRGALLEDMGAYGDATTRAVVPAGTRWRAEMRARQAGRISGMAIAALAFRLVDPDLVVSTIVEDGQACEAGMTVMAIEGDAASILMGERVALNFAGRMSGIATQTAAFVGEAAGTQARITCTRKTTPGLRIAEKLAVLHGGGFNHRYSLSDAILIKDNHIAAAGGVRAVLQAVKSGASHMMAVEIEVDTLDQLAEVLDEGGAHNVLLDNMETATLSEAVRLVDGRMKTEASGNMRLERIAEVAATGVDYISVGALTHSVGVLDLGLDFS